A window of the Archocentrus centrarchus isolate MPI-CPG fArcCen1 chromosome 9, fArcCen1, whole genome shotgun sequence genome harbors these coding sequences:
- the camsap1b gene encoding calmodulin-regulated spectrin-associated protein 1-B isoform X3, whose protein sequence is MDVDLCAGGDSTRRKADLAGVAEGTMDVVPLEMYDSARAKIAANLRWLFAKAYGIDHIPEDLRDPFYTDQYDQEHIKPPVIRLLLSCELYCRVCALILKTEQAASLQSHMSVIQALSRKGIYVVESDDTPVTEGDLASMPIKMSAHMPMIDALMMAYTVEMISIEKVVASVKRFSTFSASKELPFDLEDAMVFWINKVNMKMREIVEREHKVKHHPLESPSHQKSPSKWYWKLVPVRYRREHASGRQLPFFPLLEDLMRDVCDGAALLTVVHYYCPDLMKLEDICLKEVPSIADSLYNIQLLREFANEYLNKSFYLTTEDVLYSPLVLKHNVMVFIAELFWWFETVKPEFVQPRDLQEFKDARAIAHPKSARPSVPISNATKRSFLASPGVADNQSSPEVCNSKGGPTFSPSHPLLPLRQRQQKQQGDDAGLRNRSNSLTQMDGQQVRGSVVAWPDKRQRPVSTLGPYMLHSATDSDAEMASGDSVSLARSISKDSLASNAVSVTPKHQTSVHQPSHPAVRRVNGHSLLGNVNMEDEEETLVAVARTDGPAVSKRVEGTQSAAVIGPKSSTDSKSSTDSFYLEPLMPAVLKTAKEKSVCLNKEEESGEVSRSAGRGSLRRGDGSTSAVRRKAPCSLNQTFPPEEEDLPNEPVQGQAGLRPTVTSNVEPSSREPAEGFYLHSDSEEQKSGQGGDLEDLDEEEEDLDEAATTKDACWPRKAFNEADEEEESAKLQEDMNVKEHEDKDINGGSGHSSPCLSTHSQSSSMASGSVRMTSFAERKAQQQRFGSNHDLRSSASSSQRTTPDGSECSGPLASSWRLKRDQSPSSPLGGCTRTGDGSGGANVLASEIVQLRMQLEEKRRAIEHQKKKMEVLSARQRQKLGKAAFLHIVKKGGGKSDTLPNPLKADISKDDLNVEKGPSSKDDMCVDTMRGEKEVDETTPSGALEAEKKGNGGSFYLDEELDLNECSRSIELLNEAIGSIQQQMMQLSLQQEMLMKQNVQSSPGAAPPPAPTSDKNGDSKTGAGFHFVEHLSGTGTAPTRKPPKLSSGRSSRSKPSELKMAKEQSRQTARTLTPTQCGSETLPHPKLSAGGRSPRTERPDSPRNPTARETVDKPGSGHVRSATFRLHDEANMRLPTRVDLTSLAPSEVSFDECLSNNTGESELNSSDGSGKENVPSEEAHRSKTHLIEVDLSELKAPEEEEGAEDRTTEADDGEQKSVLGFFFKDEQKAEDELAKKRAAFLLKQQKKAEEARLRKQQLEVESELKRDEARRKAEEDRLRKEEEKTRRELIKQEYLRRKQQEMFEEQGLVKPKTPKPKQKHRPKSVLREESSSDNFSKCSSTPDNLSNAQSGSNLSLASAATNEADSVNSGGAGSQRCDSVESFPGSRNSRTAERDWDNGSTASSITSMAEYTGPKLFKEPSAKSNKPIIHNAISHCCLAGKVNEPQKNQILEELEKCESNHLMILFRDGGCQFRALYSYFPDTEEIQKLTGTGPKSISKKMIDKLYKYSSDRKQFTVIPAKTVSVSVDALTIHNHLWQAKRGAVPKKSGK, encoded by the exons AGTGCTCACATGCCCATGATCGATGCCCTGATGATGGCTTACACAGTGGAGATGATCAGCATAGAGAAAGTGGTGGCCTCTGTCAAGCGCTTCTCTACCTTCAGTGCCTCTAAGGAGTTGCCCTTTGACCTGGAGGATGCTATGGTTTTCTGGATTAACaag GTGAACATGAAGATGAGGGAAATTGTAGAAAGGGAACACAAAGTCAAGCATCACCCCCTGGAGTCCCCTAGCCATCAAAAG TCTCCCTCCAAATGGTATTGGAAGCTAGTCCCT GTACGGTATCGTCGGGAGCATGCTTCAGGTCGACAGCTGCCCTTCTTCCCACTGCTGGAGGACCTTATGAGGGATGTTTGTGATGGAGCTGCACTGCTCACCGTGGTCCATTACTACTGCCCAGACCTCATGAAGCTGGAAG atatttgcctGAAGGAAGTACCTTCCATCGCTGATAGCCTGTACAACATCCAGCTCCTCAGAGAATTTGCGAACGAGTACCTGAATAAAAGTTTCTACCTGACAACAGAGGACGTGCTCTACTCACCGCTCGTGCTCAAG CACAACGTGATGGTGTTCATCGCTGAGCTGTTTTGGTGGTTTGAGACCGTAAAGCCAGAGTTTGTCCAGCCCAGAGACCTCCAGGAGTTTAAAGATG CTCGAGCCATAGCTCATCCCAAGAGTGCCCGTCCATCAGTGCCCATCTCCAACGCCACCAAGCGAAGCTTTCTAGCTAGTCCTGGCGTGGCTGACAACCAGAGCAGCCCTGAAGTCTGTAACAG TAAAGGGGGCCCAACCTTCAGTCCTTCACACCCACTCTTGCCCCTGAGACAGCGACAACAAAAGCAGCAAGGAGATGATGCAG GGTTGAGAAACCGCTCGAACTCCTTGACTCAGATGGATGGACAGCAAGTCAGAGGCTCTGTAGTAGCGTGGCCCGACAAGAGGCAGAG ACCAGTGTCCACATTGGGCCCTTATATGTTGCACTCAGCCACCGACAGCGATGCAGAAATGGCTTCTGGTGACAGTGTGAGTCTGGCTCGTTCAATTAGTAAAGACAGCCTGGCATCCAATGCCGTCAGCGTCACTCCCAAACACCAGACCTCTGTCCACCAACCATCACATCCTGCAGTACGCAGAGTCAATGGCCACAGCCTACTGGGAAATGTCAACATGGAGGATGAGGAAGAAACTCTGGTGGCAGTAGCCAGGACTGATGGTCCTGCGGTCTCCAAACGGGTTGAGGGGACACAATCAGCTGCTGTAATTGGACCCAAATCTTCCACTGACTCCAAATCTTCAACAGATAGCTTTTACCTTGAACCACTAATGCCTGCCGTGCTCAAAACGGCTAAAGAGAAGTCTGTATGCCTAaacaaggaggaggagagtggtGAAGTGTCCCGGTCTGCAGGAAGGGGCTCTTTACGCCGAGGAGATGGATCTACATCTGCTGTCCGTAGGAAAGCTCCCTGCAGTCTGAACCAAACATTTCCCCCTGAGGAAGAAGACTTGCCAAATGAGCCTGTCCAAGGCCAGGCAGGTCTCAGGCCAACTGTCACCAGCAATGTGGAGCCTTCCTCCAGGGAGCCAGCTGAGGGTTTCTACCTGCATTCAGATTCAGAAGAACAAAAGTCTGGCCAGGGCGGTGACCTGGAGGACCttgatgaggaagaagaggatttGGATGAAGCCGCTACCACTAAAGACGCATGCTGGCCCAGGAAAGCCTTCAACGaggcagatgaagaagaagaatcagCCAAACTCCAAGAGGACATGAATGTCAAAGAGCATGAGGACAAAGACATTAACGGTGGCAGCGGTCATTCTAGCCCCTGTCTCAGCACACACTCCCAGTCCAGCAGCATGGCCAGCGGCAGTGTGCGCATGACCTCCTTTGCTGAGCGTAAAGCCCAGCAGCAGCGCTTTGGTAGCAACCATGACCTGCGCTCCAGTGCCTCCAGTTCCCAGAGGACCACTCCAGATGGATCAGAGTGCAGCGGCCCCCTGGCTTCCTCCTGGAGGCTTAAGAGGGACCAGAGTCCCTCTTCCCCCTTGGGAGGATGCACTCGTACAGGTGATGGCAGCGGCGGTGCGAATGTATTGGCTTCTGAAATTGTCCAGCTCCGCATGCAGTTGGAAGAGAAGCGGCGTGCTATTgagcaccagaagaagaagatggaagTACTGTCAGCGAGGCAGAGGCAGAAGCTGGGAAAGGCGGCTTTTCTGCACATAGTAAAGAAAGGTGGAGGAAAGAGTGATACGTTACCCAACCCACTGAAAGCTGACATCTCTAAAGATGATCTCAATGTGGAGAAAGGACCATCAAGTAAAGATGACATGTGTGTTGATACCATGAGAGGGGAGAAAGAAGTGGATGAGACCACCCCGTCTGGTGCCTTAGAAGCAGAAAAGAAAGGGAACGGTGGAAGCTTCTATCTAGATGAAGAGTTGGACCTGAATGAGTGCAGCCGCTCTATTGAGCTGCTGAATGAAGCTATTGGCAGCATCCAGCAACAGATGATGCAACTTTCACTGCAGCAGGAGATGTTGATGAAACAGAATGTACAATCCTCACCTGGTGcagctccacctcctgctcCCACCAGTGACAAAAACGGAGACTCCAAGACTGGAGCAGGCTTTCACTTTGTGGAGCATCTCTCTGGCACTGGCACCGCTCCAACTAGGAAGCCCCCGAAACTAAGCTCTGGCCGGAGCTCCAGATCCAAACCATCAGAGCTAAAGATGGCGAAGGAACAGAGCCGCCAGACTGCCAGGACCCTCACCCCCACCCAGTGTGGATCAGAGACATTACCACACCCAAAGCTgtcagctgggggcaggtccccCAGGACCGAGCGGCCTGACAGCCCCAGAAACCCCACAGCTAGAGAGACAGTTGACAAGCCAGGATCTGGCCACGTTCGGAGTGCTACCTTCCGACTTCACGATGAAGCGAACATGCGCCTGCCGACCCGAGTGGACCTGACGTCTCTGGCTCCTTCAGAAGTGTCCTTTGATGAGTGCCTGTCCAACAACACTGGAGAGTCTGAGCTCAACTCTTCAGACGGTTCAGGGAAAGAGAATGTACCATCAGAGGAGGCGCATCGCAGCAAAACCCACCTCATCGAGGTTGATCTGTCAGAGCTGAAGGCacctgaggaagaagagggtGCTGAGGACAGAACAACAGAGGCAGATGATGGAGAGCAGAAGTCAGTCCTGGGCTTCTTCTTCAAG GATGAGCAGAAAGCAGAGGATGAGCTTGCTAAGAAGAGAGCGGCGTTCTTgctgaagcagcagaagaaagcTGAGGAGGCTCGACTCCGTAAACAACAACTAGAAGTCGAATCTGAGCTCAAACGAGATGAAGCCAG ACGGAAAGCCGAAGAGGACCGTTTGCgtaaagaagaggagaagacacGGCGGGAGCTGATAAAGCAAGAGTATCTGCGGAGGAAGCAGCAAGAGATGTTTGAGGAACAAGGTCTCGTGAAGCCCAAAACTCCCAAACcgaagcagaaacacagacccAAGTCTGTCCTCAGAGAGGAATCCTCCAGCGACAATTTCTCCAAGTGCTCTTCCACAC CTGACAACCTGAGTAACGCCCAATCAGGCTCCAACCTGTCCCTGGCCTCAGCCGCTACCAACGAGGCTGACAGTGTCAACTCTGGAGGGGCTGGCTCCCAGCG CTGTGACTCTGTGGAGTCATTTCCGGGCAGTCGGAACAGTCGAACTGCAGAGAGAGACTGGGACAACGGCTCCACTGCATCTTCCATCACTTCCATGGCTGAATATACTG GCCCCAAACTCTTCAAGGAGCCCAGTGCCAAGTCAAACAAGCCAATCATCCATAATGCAATCTCTCACTGCTGCCTGGCTGGCAAAGTCAACGAGCCCCAGAAGAACCAGATCCTAGAG GAGTTGGAGAAATGTGAGTCCAACCACCTCATGATCCTGTTTCGTGACGGTGGCTGTCAGTTTCGGGCGCTCTACTCGTACTTCCCCGACACCGAAGAGATACAGAAGCTGACAGGCACCGGGCCCAAGAGTATCAGCAAGAAGATGATCGACAAGCTGTACAAGTACAGCTCGGACCGAAAGCAGTTTACCGTCATCCCTGCCAAGACTGTGTCAGTCAGCGTGGACGCCCTGACCATCCACAACCACCTGTGGCAGGCCAAGAGAGGCGCTGTGCCAAAGAAAAGTGGAAAATAG
- the camsap1b gene encoding calmodulin-regulated spectrin-associated protein 1-B isoform X1: protein MDVDLCAGGDSTRRKADLAGVAEGTMDVVPLEMYDSARAKIAANLRWLFAKAYGIDHIPEDLRDPFYTDQYDQEHIKPPVIRLLLSCELYCRVCALILKTEQAASLQSHMSVIQALSRKGIYVVESDDTPVTEGDLASMPIKMSAHMPMIDALMMAYTVEMISIEKVVASVKRFSTFSASKELPFDLEDAMVFWINKVNMKMREIVEREHKVKHHPLESPSHQKVRYRREHASGRQLPFFPLLEDLMRDVCDGAALLTVVHYYCPDLMKLEDICLKEVPSIADSLYNIQLLREFANEYLNKSFYLTTEDVLYSPLVLKHNVMVFIAELFWWFETVKPEFVQPRDLQEFKDARAIAHPKSARPSVPISNATKRSFLASPGVADNQSSPEVCNRYFLHPEDSDPLKGGPTFSPSHPLLPLRQRQQKQQGDDAGLRNRSNSLTQMDGQQVRGSVVAWPDKRQRPVSTLGPYMLHSATDSDAEMASGDSVSLARSISKDSLASNAVSVTPKHQTSVHQPSHPAVRRVNGHSLLGNVNMEDEEETLVAVARTDGPAVSKRVEGTQSAAVIGPKSSTDSKSSTDSFYLEPLMPAVLKTAKEKSVCLNKEEESGEVSRSAGRGSLRRGDGSTSAVRRKAPCSLNQTFPPEEEDLPNEPVQGQAGLRPTVTSNVEPSSREPAEGFYLHSDSEEQKSGQGGDLEDLDEEEEDLDEAATTKDACWPRKAFNEADEEEESAKLQEDMNVKEHEDKDINGGSGHSSPCLSTHSQSSSMASGSVRMTSFAERKAQQQRFGSNHDLRSSASSSQRTTPDGSECSGPLASSWRLKRDQSPSSPLGGCTRTGDGSGGANVLASEIVQLRMQLEEKRRAIEHQKKKMEVLSARQRQKLGKAAFLHIVKKGGGKSDTLPNPLKADISKDDLNVEKGPSSKDDMCVDTMRGEKEVDETTPSGALEAEKKGNGGSFYLDEELDLNECSRSIELLNEAIGSIQQQMMQLSLQQEMLMKQNVQSSPGAAPPPAPTSDKNGDSKTGAGFHFVEHLSGTGTAPTRKPPKLSSGRSSRSKPSELKMAKEQSRQTARTLTPTQCGSETLPHPKLSAGGRSPRTERPDSPRNPTARETVDKPGSGHVRSATFRLHDEANMRLPTRVDLTSLAPSEVSFDECLSNNTGESELNSSDGSGKENVPSEEAHRSKTHLIEVDLSELKAPEEEEGAEDRTTEADDGEQKSVLGFFFKDEQKAEDELAKKRAAFLLKQQKKAEEARLRKQQLEVESELKRDEARRKAEEDRLRKEEEKTRRELIKQEYLRRKQQEMFEEQGLVKPKTPKPKQKHRPKSVLREESSSDNFSKCSSTPDNLSNAQSGSNLSLASAATNEADSVNSGGAGSQRCDSVESFPGSRNSRTAERDWDNGSTASSITSMAEYTGPKLFKEPSAKSNKPIIHNAISHCCLAGKVNEPQKNQILEELEKCESNHLMILFRDGGCQFRALYSYFPDTEEIQKLTGTGPKSISKKMIDKLYKYSSDRKQFTVIPAKTVSVSVDALTIHNHLWQAKRGAVPKKSGK from the exons AGTGCTCACATGCCCATGATCGATGCCCTGATGATGGCTTACACAGTGGAGATGATCAGCATAGAGAAAGTGGTGGCCTCTGTCAAGCGCTTCTCTACCTTCAGTGCCTCTAAGGAGTTGCCCTTTGACCTGGAGGATGCTATGGTTTTCTGGATTAACaag GTGAACATGAAGATGAGGGAAATTGTAGAAAGGGAACACAAAGTCAAGCATCACCCCCTGGAGTCCCCTAGCCATCAAAAG GTACGGTATCGTCGGGAGCATGCTTCAGGTCGACAGCTGCCCTTCTTCCCACTGCTGGAGGACCTTATGAGGGATGTTTGTGATGGAGCTGCACTGCTCACCGTGGTCCATTACTACTGCCCAGACCTCATGAAGCTGGAAG atatttgcctGAAGGAAGTACCTTCCATCGCTGATAGCCTGTACAACATCCAGCTCCTCAGAGAATTTGCGAACGAGTACCTGAATAAAAGTTTCTACCTGACAACAGAGGACGTGCTCTACTCACCGCTCGTGCTCAAG CACAACGTGATGGTGTTCATCGCTGAGCTGTTTTGGTGGTTTGAGACCGTAAAGCCAGAGTTTGTCCAGCCCAGAGACCTCCAGGAGTTTAAAGATG CTCGAGCCATAGCTCATCCCAAGAGTGCCCGTCCATCAGTGCCCATCTCCAACGCCACCAAGCGAAGCTTTCTAGCTAGTCCTGGCGTGGCTGACAACCAGAGCAGCCCTGAAGTCTGTAACAGGTACTTCCTGCACCCTGAAGACTCTGACCCCCT TAAAGGGGGCCCAACCTTCAGTCCTTCACACCCACTCTTGCCCCTGAGACAGCGACAACAAAAGCAGCAAGGAGATGATGCAG GGTTGAGAAACCGCTCGAACTCCTTGACTCAGATGGATGGACAGCAAGTCAGAGGCTCTGTAGTAGCGTGGCCCGACAAGAGGCAGAG ACCAGTGTCCACATTGGGCCCTTATATGTTGCACTCAGCCACCGACAGCGATGCAGAAATGGCTTCTGGTGACAGTGTGAGTCTGGCTCGTTCAATTAGTAAAGACAGCCTGGCATCCAATGCCGTCAGCGTCACTCCCAAACACCAGACCTCTGTCCACCAACCATCACATCCTGCAGTACGCAGAGTCAATGGCCACAGCCTACTGGGAAATGTCAACATGGAGGATGAGGAAGAAACTCTGGTGGCAGTAGCCAGGACTGATGGTCCTGCGGTCTCCAAACGGGTTGAGGGGACACAATCAGCTGCTGTAATTGGACCCAAATCTTCCACTGACTCCAAATCTTCAACAGATAGCTTTTACCTTGAACCACTAATGCCTGCCGTGCTCAAAACGGCTAAAGAGAAGTCTGTATGCCTAaacaaggaggaggagagtggtGAAGTGTCCCGGTCTGCAGGAAGGGGCTCTTTACGCCGAGGAGATGGATCTACATCTGCTGTCCGTAGGAAAGCTCCCTGCAGTCTGAACCAAACATTTCCCCCTGAGGAAGAAGACTTGCCAAATGAGCCTGTCCAAGGCCAGGCAGGTCTCAGGCCAACTGTCACCAGCAATGTGGAGCCTTCCTCCAGGGAGCCAGCTGAGGGTTTCTACCTGCATTCAGATTCAGAAGAACAAAAGTCTGGCCAGGGCGGTGACCTGGAGGACCttgatgaggaagaagaggatttGGATGAAGCCGCTACCACTAAAGACGCATGCTGGCCCAGGAAAGCCTTCAACGaggcagatgaagaagaagaatcagCCAAACTCCAAGAGGACATGAATGTCAAAGAGCATGAGGACAAAGACATTAACGGTGGCAGCGGTCATTCTAGCCCCTGTCTCAGCACACACTCCCAGTCCAGCAGCATGGCCAGCGGCAGTGTGCGCATGACCTCCTTTGCTGAGCGTAAAGCCCAGCAGCAGCGCTTTGGTAGCAACCATGACCTGCGCTCCAGTGCCTCCAGTTCCCAGAGGACCACTCCAGATGGATCAGAGTGCAGCGGCCCCCTGGCTTCCTCCTGGAGGCTTAAGAGGGACCAGAGTCCCTCTTCCCCCTTGGGAGGATGCACTCGTACAGGTGATGGCAGCGGCGGTGCGAATGTATTGGCTTCTGAAATTGTCCAGCTCCGCATGCAGTTGGAAGAGAAGCGGCGTGCTATTgagcaccagaagaagaagatggaagTACTGTCAGCGAGGCAGAGGCAGAAGCTGGGAAAGGCGGCTTTTCTGCACATAGTAAAGAAAGGTGGAGGAAAGAGTGATACGTTACCCAACCCACTGAAAGCTGACATCTCTAAAGATGATCTCAATGTGGAGAAAGGACCATCAAGTAAAGATGACATGTGTGTTGATACCATGAGAGGGGAGAAAGAAGTGGATGAGACCACCCCGTCTGGTGCCTTAGAAGCAGAAAAGAAAGGGAACGGTGGAAGCTTCTATCTAGATGAAGAGTTGGACCTGAATGAGTGCAGCCGCTCTATTGAGCTGCTGAATGAAGCTATTGGCAGCATCCAGCAACAGATGATGCAACTTTCACTGCAGCAGGAGATGTTGATGAAACAGAATGTACAATCCTCACCTGGTGcagctccacctcctgctcCCACCAGTGACAAAAACGGAGACTCCAAGACTGGAGCAGGCTTTCACTTTGTGGAGCATCTCTCTGGCACTGGCACCGCTCCAACTAGGAAGCCCCCGAAACTAAGCTCTGGCCGGAGCTCCAGATCCAAACCATCAGAGCTAAAGATGGCGAAGGAACAGAGCCGCCAGACTGCCAGGACCCTCACCCCCACCCAGTGTGGATCAGAGACATTACCACACCCAAAGCTgtcagctgggggcaggtccccCAGGACCGAGCGGCCTGACAGCCCCAGAAACCCCACAGCTAGAGAGACAGTTGACAAGCCAGGATCTGGCCACGTTCGGAGTGCTACCTTCCGACTTCACGATGAAGCGAACATGCGCCTGCCGACCCGAGTGGACCTGACGTCTCTGGCTCCTTCAGAAGTGTCCTTTGATGAGTGCCTGTCCAACAACACTGGAGAGTCTGAGCTCAACTCTTCAGACGGTTCAGGGAAAGAGAATGTACCATCAGAGGAGGCGCATCGCAGCAAAACCCACCTCATCGAGGTTGATCTGTCAGAGCTGAAGGCacctgaggaagaagagggtGCTGAGGACAGAACAACAGAGGCAGATGATGGAGAGCAGAAGTCAGTCCTGGGCTTCTTCTTCAAG GATGAGCAGAAAGCAGAGGATGAGCTTGCTAAGAAGAGAGCGGCGTTCTTgctgaagcagcagaagaaagcTGAGGAGGCTCGACTCCGTAAACAACAACTAGAAGTCGAATCTGAGCTCAAACGAGATGAAGCCAG ACGGAAAGCCGAAGAGGACCGTTTGCgtaaagaagaggagaagacacGGCGGGAGCTGATAAAGCAAGAGTATCTGCGGAGGAAGCAGCAAGAGATGTTTGAGGAACAAGGTCTCGTGAAGCCCAAAACTCCCAAACcgaagcagaaacacagacccAAGTCTGTCCTCAGAGAGGAATCCTCCAGCGACAATTTCTCCAAGTGCTCTTCCACAC CTGACAACCTGAGTAACGCCCAATCAGGCTCCAACCTGTCCCTGGCCTCAGCCGCTACCAACGAGGCTGACAGTGTCAACTCTGGAGGGGCTGGCTCCCAGCG CTGTGACTCTGTGGAGTCATTTCCGGGCAGTCGGAACAGTCGAACTGCAGAGAGAGACTGGGACAACGGCTCCACTGCATCTTCCATCACTTCCATGGCTGAATATACTG GCCCCAAACTCTTCAAGGAGCCCAGTGCCAAGTCAAACAAGCCAATCATCCATAATGCAATCTCTCACTGCTGCCTGGCTGGCAAAGTCAACGAGCCCCAGAAGAACCAGATCCTAGAG GAGTTGGAGAAATGTGAGTCCAACCACCTCATGATCCTGTTTCGTGACGGTGGCTGTCAGTTTCGGGCGCTCTACTCGTACTTCCCCGACACCGAAGAGATACAGAAGCTGACAGGCACCGGGCCCAAGAGTATCAGCAAGAAGATGATCGACAAGCTGTACAAGTACAGCTCGGACCGAAAGCAGTTTACCGTCATCCCTGCCAAGACTGTGTCAGTCAGCGTGGACGCCCTGACCATCCACAACCACCTGTGGCAGGCCAAGAGAGGCGCTGTGCCAAAGAAAAGTGGAAAATAG